A genomic region of Capnocytophaga canimorsus contains the following coding sequences:
- a CDS encoding DUF4932 domain-containing protein has protein sequence MKRLFLLAVAFSFTIQILAQNESILAKPKVDKRVELLSIVFRLADAWECSMEDFSLYTDKIQKYYVPYKSHELIKFVKEIRQKNGIYAQDIMQMAVHLDENLEPLIPFTETIPANSWGKEDANKFVNLLKQFYKETKSEQFFKENSSLYEEASIRFHSVFNRLNLDWYKTFYGKEPNEEFIIINALGNGKTNYGISQNLPNQKRKVYAIMGASNTDKQGMVVFEDYFSTLLHEFNHSFVNYLLDQNPLPFQKNGEKIFELVKDKMEAIYYKDWQTMLNEALVRAAVIKYMKDHNFSEQEIRKETQEQLQEGFVWIEDLLAELERYDKQRDIYPTLESYMPNLAKAYEVFAEKMHQYMNANSKI, from the coding sequence ATGAAAAGATTGTTTCTTTTAGCTGTAGCATTTTCGTTTACAATACAGATACTTGCTCAAAACGAAAGTATTTTAGCAAAACCTAAGGTTGATAAACGTGTGGAGTTATTAAGCATTGTATTTCGATTGGCTGATGCTTGGGAATGTAGTATGGAAGATTTTAGTCTTTATACGGATAAAATTCAGAAATATTATGTTCCTTATAAAAGCCACGAATTGATAAAATTTGTAAAAGAAATTCGTCAGAAAAATGGAATCTATGCACAAGATATAATGCAAATGGCTGTTCATTTAGATGAAAATTTAGAGCCTTTAATCCCTTTTACGGAAACTATACCTGCAAATAGTTGGGGAAAAGAAGATGCTAATAAATTTGTTAATCTTTTAAAACAGTTTTACAAGGAAACCAAAAGTGAACAATTTTTTAAAGAAAATAGTTCTTTATATGAGGAAGCTAGTATCCGTTTTCATTCCGTTTTTAATCGTTTAAACTTAGATTGGTATAAAACTTTTTACGGAAAAGAACCCAATGAAGAGTTTATTATTATCAATGCTTTGGGAAATGGTAAAACAAACTATGGAATTTCACAGAATTTGCCTAATCAAAAAAGAAAGGTGTATGCCATAATGGGAGCTTCAAATACTGATAAGCAAGGAATGGTGGTTTTTGAAGATTATTTTTCTACGTTACTTCACGAGTTTAATCATTCTTTTGTGAATTATTTGTTAGACCAAAACCCTTTACCTTTTCAGAAAAATGGAGAAAAAATCTTTGAATTGGTAAAAGACAAAATGGAAGCAATATATTACAAAGATTGGCAAACAATGCTTAATGAGGCTTTAGTTCGTGCTGCCGTTATTAAGTATATGAAAGACCATAATTTTTCAGAGCAAGAAATTAGAAAAGAAACCCAAGAACAACTTCAAGAGGGCTTTGTATGGATAGAAGATTTATTGGCTGAGTTAGAAAGATATGATAAACAGCGTGATATTTACCCAACATTAGAAAGTTATATGCCGAATTTAGCAAAAGCTTACGAGGTATTTGCAGAAAAAATGCATCAGTATATGAATGCAAATTCAAAAATATAG
- a CDS encoding DUF1643 domain-containing protein, whose amino-acid sequence MEYAISIYEASSDGKNRFILGTKGKNPLFVIGVNPSTADDKVADKTITKVMGFAEKNNFDSFIMFNLYPQRATRPNDLHIDKDDSLIEENTKTIKSMLQKYSFPTILVAWGNLILERKYLKECFLKIYNELQDNSIRWMKIGNLTNTKNPRHPLYAPYDAPLTEFEIKKYIENFK is encoded by the coding sequence ATGGAATATGCAATTAGTATTTATGAGGCGTCCTCTGACGGAAAAAATCGGTTTATTTTAGGAACAAAAGGTAAAAATCCTCTTTTTGTTATTGGTGTAAATCCAAGTACTGCCGATGACAAAGTGGCTGATAAAACCATAACAAAAGTAATGGGATTTGCAGAAAAAAATAACTTTGATTCTTTTATAATGTTTAATTTATATCCTCAGAGAGCAACAAGACCAAACGATTTACATATAGATAAAGATGATAGTTTAATTGAAGAGAATACTAAAACAATAAAAAGTATGCTTCAAAAATATTCATTTCCTACAATTTTAGTTGCTTGGGGAAACCTGATTTTGGAAAGAAAATATTTGAAAGAATGTTTTCTGAAAATTTATAATGAATTGCAAGATAATTCTATAAGATGGATGAAAATAGGAAATTTAACTAATACCAAAAATCCAAGGCACCCATTATATGCACCTTATGATGCTCCCCTTACGGAATTTGAGATTAAGAAATATATTGAAAATTTCAAATAA